In Shewanella psychrotolerans, the genomic stretch TCATCGCCTATGGTGTACAAGGCTTTCGTCAGTTGTTGTTCGGTTGCATCATCGGCAATATTGAGACTGAAATCAGCTCTAAATAGTTCAACACCTGTGTGACTTGCGGTTTCATAATGGGTGGATAGACGCTCGATGTTTATTGCTAGCGCATTGATCTTATTTGATATGTCATGAACCAACCCTGGTCTATCGTAGGCGACTAACGAATAGCGTTTACTTGGTACGACTGGTGCCGTGTGGCTTGTTTTACTGTAGGTAAGCGTAAGGCCTTCTATACATTCTAAATTTTCGAGCAAGGTATCCCAATTAGCGGCAGGAACTTCAAGTAGCAGTATGGCGGCAAAAATACCGTCGAGGTGGCGAAGTTCTGAGTCCAGCCAGTTACCACCGTGGCGACTGACAATATGGGCGATTTGCTCGACTAATCCTGTTTTATCGGCAACTTGCAGTGTAACTAAATATCGTAACATTTGGTGAAGGCTCCATAAGTAATTGATGACATTTTATCGCTGTAACAATAGTGTCATCTTTGCGTCATATAATCCCGACTGTCAGAAATGGGGTCGTATTAGGTTCACTATAGTTAACATAGCCTAGACGACAATCCCAGAAAAACTCTACTGAACAAAAATATACGAGGTTCTTAATGGAAACTCAGGTCACTCAACCTGGTTCTACAGCAACAAATTTGTTGATGGGGAAGGGCTCAAGTAGAAGAGCTTTTAAAGATAAGTTAACCCAATTTGGGGTAACGCTCGGCGGCACTATGGTGTTTGTCGCGTTATTGCTGATCTTTTTCTATCTACTTTACGTGGTTAAACCAATTTTCGACGGCGCCAGTGTGACGCCAGTGATGACTGCCGAGCTCCAAGATGGCGATGTTGCTACCCTAATGGTGGGCAGCGATGAACAAAATGAGATCCTTTATCGCGTTGGAGTAAACGGAAAAGTTACGTTTTACAGTGCAGCAACGGGTCAGGTTGTCGATGTGGAATCTATCGAACTGCCTGAAGGCGTGTCTATTGTTAGCAGCGCATCAGCCGTGCCAAGTGAACAGCGTTTCGCATTTGGTCTCTCAAACGGCCAAGTGGTGATAGCCGGCATTAATTTCTCAGTGACTTATCCAGATAATAAAAGGGTGATCACGCCAAGCTTACGTTATCCATTAGGTAAACAGCGTTTACAGGTGGATGATAATGCGCTGCCACTCAATCAACTGAGTTTTACCTATTCATCTGACAAAATGAGCTTTGCCTATCGTGATGATAGTGGCCGCTGGCATCTGACTCGCCAAGAAGGTGAGGAAAACATGATGACTGAAGAGGTGGAGTGGGCATCGACATCAACGATTATCGATGATGCACCGTTACAAGTGCAACAAGTGCTGATGACCCCAGATCAACGTCAGTTATTACTGCGCTCGGCGAATCGTTTATTTGTTTATGATATTCGTGATACCGAAGAGGTGTCGTTAATTCAAGTGATTGAACTTGAGCGAGCGAAAACCAGAGTGACAGATGTGTCCCTGTTGGCTGGCGCCAGCTCGGTATTGGTTAGCTATGATAATGGTTTAATTTTGCAGTATTTTCAGGTTAACGGTGACAAAGGTCGTCAATATCAAGAGATACGTGAATTTAGTAACAAGGCTGGTGTTAAACGCATCGCCAGTGAGTTTTATCGTAAAAGTTTTGCAACGATTAGCGACTCAGGTGAACTTAACCTGCTTTACACCACGAGTCAGCGCAAGTTGTTTTCAAAGACCTTCGA encodes the following:
- a CDS encoding glycine cleavage system protein R, with the protein product MLRYLVTLQVADKTGLVEQIAHIVSRHGGNWLDSELRHLDGIFAAILLLEVPAANWDTLLENLECIEGLTLTYSKTSHTAPVVPSKRYSLVAYDRPGLVHDISNKINALAINIERLSTHYETASHTGVELFRADFSLNIADDATEQQLTKALYTIGDDVVLDILA